The Natronoarchaeum philippinense genome includes the window GATCGCCTGTCATCTCTACGACGACCGCTTCGAGGGCGATGCGATCTCGGTCGAAGACGGCATCGACGACGCCGTCGCCGACGACTGAGGTCGCGGCTCCTTTTCCCCAAACCCTTTAGTCGACGTGTCGCCAGCACTCGATAATGCGCCGCATCTACGACTCGGAGGCGCTTCGGCGGGACGACGACGCGTTCACCCCGAACGAGCGCGACGACGATGACCGTCCCCAGTCCCTCCGGTCGATCAACGGAGGCGCGTGGAGCCGTCGGCTGCTCCCCCAGCGGCTGTGTTTCCGCGCAATCGGCGTCGAGATATCGACGCCACGCACCGAGTTCCCCGAGGGCGAACCCATTCCGTTTGCCGTGACGATGAAGAACGCGCTCCCGGTTCCGGTCTCGATCCGAACGAACTCGCCGTTGTTGTGGACGTGGAACGTCGACGGCGACGAAGAAGCCGCCCGCGTTCCGCTCCGAGACCCGCCCGACGAGAGCGGCACCTTCGCGTTCGACCGCGGCGAGCGCAAGCAGTTCAGAAAGCGATGGCGACAGCTATTTCGCGTCACCGAGTCGGAGTGGGAACCGGCCGCCCCCGGCGAGTACACCATCGGTGCCGGGATCAACGTCGACGATCCAGCCGAAAAGGGCCTCTACGACGAGACGACGATTCGAATCGTCCCAGATTCGTCCCGGTGACGGCGCTCAGGCGGGCTGTCCGGCGTCGTCGGCTTCGATCATCGACGGATCGAACTCCAACAGCGTCTCGTCACAGTCGATACACCGCGCCCGCGCGACATCGTAGGACCGACAGCAGGACTCGACGGTGTCAGTTCCGAGTTCGACGCCGCCGCCACACAGCGGGCAGGTCTGTCGGAACGATCGGAGCGATTCGAGGATATTGGCGCGTTGTCCGACAGGCACCTCGGTCCACCGATCCGTGTGAGCACGAAGTGCGCGGTCAGCCGCAACGTCTGCGATCAGCGCGGCTTCCGACGGCCAGCTCCGAAGGCGGTTGTACACCTCGAAGGTCGGATGCTCGCTCTCCTGTCGGGTCACGGCCTCCGGATCGGCGTCGAACAGCACCTCGATATCCTCGACCGACGGCTGCTCGTCGCGGTACTGCTCGGTGTACTCGTCGAGCCGTCGACCGAACTCGTCGGCGAAACAGAGGTCGTCCTCGTGGTCACAGGGCGCGACGACGGCGGCTGACAGCAGAAACTCCTCGGGATCGACCGCGTCTCGCTGCTCGCGCTCGCGCTGCTCGACGGCGTCCCACGACTCCTCGTCGTGCTCGTCTAGCGGATGTTTGTCGAACAGCGCGAGCACTCTATCAGGCAGGTAGCGCTTGGTCAGCGTCGGCGTCCCGGGGACGAGATAGCCCCACAAGTAGATCGTCACGAGACTACCGGCGAGCACCGCTGCGGCCAGCCCTCCGGCGACGATTTCGCCCGCCGGCCCGGCGGCGACCCAGACGAGCACGCTCGCGGCCGCCGCGATGGCGACGTTGACGATCGTACACGGCGTACATCTGTTCTCGCCGGTGTACTCGGGCTTTCGCAGACGAGCGAGCACCGACGCGTCGTTTTCGGCCATATCCGTCATTGAGCCACCCGGTGAAAATAGGTTTGGGTGCCCCACGTCTGTCGGTGGGCCCTACTCGCGTGCTCGTCTGTGTGCCGCTCGCTCCCGTCTGGCGTCACCGAGGGCCAGCGCGATCGCGCCGACGCCGATCAACGCCACGATTCCCGACACCACCGGGCCGACGTACGGCACCTGCGATACGATGCCGACCAGCAGCAAGCCGACCAGCAGCGCGAGCCAGCGATTGCGTGCTCCGACGAGCCCGATCAGCCACGCTCCGACGGCGAACTGTCCGTACACCGTCGCTATCCAGACGTACAGCACGAACAACAGAACGCCAGCAATCGCCAGCGGCAGGCCGATTACCGTGATCGCCAGCAACGCTATCAGTATCGGGACGCCGATCAACACCACCAGTCCGACGCCGACGCTCCCGAGCACCGAGCCGGACGCTCTACCGGCGACATCGCGCGCGAACCCGGGCGCGAGCAAGAGCAGGATCGCCCCGACCAGCAGATTGATCACCAGCGCGTACAGCGCCAGCACCCACTGGAGCGCCGTCGGGTACTCGATCGGCCCGGCCGCGACGCTTGGATCCTCGGCAACCTCGCCGCTGACCTCCGCGCCGTCGCTCCGTTCGAGTTCGCCAGCGTAGGTGAAATCACCGCCGATCAGCGCGCTCTCGCCGAGATAGATCGACCCCGCGGCGACTTCGGCGTCCTCGCGCACGACGCCGTTGATCGTCGCACCGCCCGCGGCCGTCGACAGCGAGCCGTTGATCTGTCCGTTCGACCCGAGTCGGACGTTTCCGCCAGCCGCGTCGACATCGCCGCCCACGTCGCCGTCGATCCGCAGGTCGCCGGTCATCGTCTCGACGTCACCGGTCACGTTGCCGTTGACCGTCACCGACCCACCGATCACCGACAGGTCGCCATCGACGGTGCCGTCGACGACGACCGTCCCGCCGATGACGGACAACCCGTCGACCGTCTCGTTCTCCTCGACGACGACCGTCCCCCCGGTTCGCGTCTCTTGGGCAGCCGCGGTCCCCGGCACGGCCACGAGGCCGACGAGTAGCACGACCGCCAGCATGGCCCACGTCCGATTCATGTGCCGTGCTACCGTCACTGTCGGCAAGTAGTTAGTTCGGAAGTCGTTTCCTACCCGACCGATCTTGCTGGGTTCGGTTTCTGGTCACTGATCGGTACTCTACAGGCGGTTGATCTCCACAGTCCGCTTGCTCTCTCCGGCATCCGTCCGGAGCGACGCCGCTGCCGCGGCTTCTCGGCGCTGCTTGACGCCGTAGGTTGGGCTCTCGACTCGGAGGCATCGTCCGGTCGGCGTCCAGTCTTGCCGTGCAGTTGTGTCTCCAGATCGTTGTGAGGAGTGCCAGCGGCATCGGCTCGTCGACGTAATGGAACGTATTGACAGAGCGGGAGGTGGATTTGAACCTCGGTCGTTCCGCGTCGCTTCACTCCCTGCTTCAAATCCACTCCGGACGATATTTGCCGAACTCAGCACTGCTCGACGATAAAACGTCTCGCAGTATTGAGTTCGGCAAAAGTATAGCGGGAGGTGGATTTGAACCACCGGTCTGCGGGTTATGAGCCCGCCGGAATCTCCTGGCTATCCCATCCCGCTACCACATCGTACCGCCGTCCGCTAGTTAAGGGTTGCGTTTCGGGAGCCCTGTGGGGATTCCTGTCATCGATGGACGCGCCACGTGAAGTAGCTCTCCGCGAGGAAGTTCACGACGAAGCCACAGGCGATGCCGACAGCGTTCGCTGGCAGGTACGACAGACCAGCATAGCGTACCAGCAAGACGAGGACGGTCGTTGCGACGACGAGTCCGCCTGTCCGCACGAGGTTGGACGTGAGCAGCCGCCTGACCGTCGGCCGAAGACCGGTTCGTCCCCACTCCGAGAACGTCCACCGTTCGTTGACGACGAACATCACGATGATCGCCGCCTCGGCGCCGACGAGCTTGCCGGCCGCGGGCGAGTACCCGTGGAACTCGACGAGCAGGTACAGGAGCGCGAAATCGACGGTCGTACCGGCAAATCCGACGGCGGCAAACTGCGCGAGGCGGCCGCTGTTGACCAGCCCTCGGATGCGGCTCTGGACGATCTCCAGCGAGGATTCACCGGACATCAGTGGCGGAGCGGCACAGCACCTCCGTGGTGCTCTCGTGTGTTCCGGCCTCTCTCGATCGCGTTGCGACGCACCATCTTTCCAGACTCTTTTGCTTGCGAGGTTAAAAGGTTCGGCCGCGAGAAAGTGCGCAACGACTAACTTTGCCTCCGACGAGACACTGGTATGACGCGGATCGCGCTCATCGCACACGACGAAGAGAAGCCCTCGATGATCGAATTTGCGAGCAATCACGAGGAGACGCTCGCACAGTTCGATCTGACAGCGACGGGAACGACCGGTAAGCGTCTGATGGAAGAGACCGATCTCGAGGTCGAACGCAAGGAGTCGGGACCGCTGGGCGGCGATATGATGATCGGCGCCGAGGTCGCCGACGGCAGCATGGACGGAATCATCTTCCTGCGCGATCCGTTGACCGCACAGCCCCACGAGCCCGACATCTCGGCGCTGCTGCGGATCTGTGACGTCAAAGACACCGCGCTGGCGACGAACCGTGCCTCCGCGGAGTTCCTCATCGAGGGACTCGCGGATCAGTAGCGCGATTTAGCCCGCGCGCTGGACGACGCTAACATCGCCGGCGTCGTAGCGCTCGACGTCGAGGAAGTGGGGGATATACTCTCGTTTCTCGTAGGTCTCGCGTTCGCCCTCGGTGCCGGCGACGCACCACAGCTGGACCTCCTCGGGGCCGTGCCACTCGCCGTTGCGGTTGATCTGGAACAGCGTCAGTTCCTCGCCGTCTATCTCGACGACGCCGTTTTTCCGGACGCCGGGGTCCCCAGTGATGATGAGACGCTTCATGACCGGGGTTTCGGACGAACGCCAATTAAGCGCTTCGAGACTCCGCGGGCTGACGGGGCCGTTCCGAACCAAACGCGTTTTAAGCGACGGTGGCCAACGACGTTCCAAGGAGATCGATATCTATGGAGATGCCACGCCGATTCAACACGTACTGCCCGCACTGTAACGAACACCACCAGCACGAAGTCGAGAAGGTCCGCCGCGGCCGCGAGACCGGCATGAAGTGGATCGACCGACAGGAGCGACGCAACAAGGGCATCGGTAACGACGGTAAGTTCTCGAAGGTGCCCGGTGGTGACAAGCCCACCAAGAAGACCGACCTCAAGTACCGCTGTGGCGACTGCGGCAAGGCCCACCTCCGAGCGGGCTGGCGCGCCGGCCGACTGACGTTCCAAGAGTGATTATTATGGCAGGAAACTATTTCAGCGTTGCATGCCCCGACTGCGAAAACGAACAGGTCGTCTTCGGTAAGGCTTCCAGCGAGGTCGCCTGCGCCGTTTGTGGACACACGCTCGCACGCCCGACCGGCGGCAAGGCCGCCTTCGAAGGCGAAGTCCTCGAGACCGTCGAGGCGCGGTGAGCGTCCCGAGGTGATCCCGAATGCAATATAGTGGCTGGCCCGAATCCGGGGAACTCGTGGTCGGAGAGGTCGACGAGATCGAGGACTTCGGCGTCTTCGTGGACCTCAAAGAGTACGAGGACAAGCGCGGTCTCACCCACGTCAGCGAGGTCGCTTCCGGCTGGATCAAGAACGTCCGGGATCACGTCCGCGAGGGACAGACTGTCGTCGCCAAGGTCTTAGATGTCGACGAGGACGCCCAGCAGATCGACCTCTCGATCAAGGACGTCAACGACCACCAGCGCTCGGACAAGATCCAAGAGTGGAAAAACGAGCAGAAGGCCGACAACTGGATGCTGCTCGCGTTCGGCGAGGACATCGGCGACGACGAGTACGCTCGGATCGCAAACGAACTCCTCGCCGAGTTCGGCAGCCTCTATGCCGGCTTCGAGGAGGCCGCGATCCACGGCCACGAAGCGCTCGAACCGACCGACCTCGACGACGACGATATCGACGCGCTCGTCGAAACCGCACGCGAGAACGTCTCGGTGCCCTACGTCAACGTCACCGGCTACGTCGACCTCGAATGTGGCACCAGCGAGGGCGTCGACGCGGTCAAGGAGGCCCTGCAGGCCGCCGAGGGCAACGGCGAAGTGCCCGACGAGGTCGATCTGGAAGTGACCTACGTCGGCTCGCCCGAGTACCGCATCAAGGTGCGAGCGCCCAACTACAAGACCGCCGAGTCCCAGCTCGAAGACAGCGCCGACCGCGCCGTCGCGGCCATCGAGGAGATCGGCGGCACCGGCGGCTTCCACCGCGAGCGACGCACCGAAGAAGAGTAATCGACGATGAAGGCGGATCTCCGGGTGTGTTCGGCGTGGCGAAATCGCCACGAACGCCCGGTGTACACCCTTTCTGCGAGCTGTCCGGAGTGTGGCGCCGACGCCGTCAACAGCGCTCCCGCTCCCTTCGATCCCGAGGACTCCTACGGGGAGTACCGACGCTCACTTAAGCGCCGCGCCCGGGAGTAAGCCGTATGGACGAACTCGATATCGAGTCGGTAGCGGACGCCGAACTGGACGATCCGGTGCTGGTCGAGGGGCTGCCGGGCGTCGGCCACGTCGGCAAACTCGCCGCCGAGCACCTGCTCGACGAGTTCGACGGGACGCTCGTTCGTCGCGT containing:
- a CDS encoding bactofilin family protein, with the translated sequence MNRTWAMLAVVLLVGLVAVPGTAAAQETRTGGTVVVEENETVDGLSVIGGTVVVDGTVDGDLSVIGGSVTVNGNVTGDVETMTGDLRIDGDVGGDVDAAGGNVRLGSNGQINGSLSTAAGGATINGVVREDAEVAAGSIYLGESALIGGDFTYAGELERSDGAEVSGEVAEDPSVAAGPIEYPTALQWVLALYALVINLLVGAILLLLAPGFARDVAGRASGSVLGSVGVGLVVLIGVPILIALLAITVIGLPLAIAGVLLFVLYVWIATVYGQFAVGAWLIGLVGARNRWLALLVGLLLVGIVSQVPYVGPVVSGIVALIGVGAIALALGDARRERAAHRRARE
- a CDS encoding GtrA family protein, with product MSGESSLEIVQSRIRGLVNSGRLAQFAAVGFAGTTVDFALLYLLVEFHGYSPAAGKLVGAEAAIIVMFVVNERWTFSEWGRTGLRPTVRRLLTSNLVRTGGLVVATTVLVLLVRYAGLSYLPANAVGIACGFVVNFLAESYFTWRVHR
- a CDS encoding methylglyoxal synthase, with protein sequence MTRIALIAHDEEKPSMIEFASNHEETLAQFDLTATGTTGKRLMEETDLEVERKESGPLGGDMMIGAEVADGSMDGIIFLRDPLTAQPHEPDISALLRICDVKDTALATNRASAEFLIEGLADQ
- a CDS encoding HAH_0734 family protein, whose protein sequence is MKRLIITGDPGVRKNGVVEIDGEELTLFQINRNGEWHGPEEVQLWCVAGTEGERETYEKREYIPHFLDVERYDAGDVSVVQRAG
- a CDS encoding 50S ribosomal protein L44e, giving the protein MEMPRRFNTYCPHCNEHHQHEVEKVRRGRETGMKWIDRQERRNKGIGNDGKFSKVPGGDKPTKKTDLKYRCGDCGKAHLRAGWRAGRLTFQE
- a CDS encoding 30S ribosomal protein S27e, which codes for MAGNYFSVACPDCENEQVVFGKASSEVACAVCGHTLARPTGGKAAFEGEVLETVEAR
- a CDS encoding translation initiation factor IF-2 subunit alpha — encoded protein: MQYSGWPESGELVVGEVDEIEDFGVFVDLKEYEDKRGLTHVSEVASGWIKNVRDHVREGQTVVAKVLDVDEDAQQIDLSIKDVNDHQRSDKIQEWKNEQKADNWMLLAFGEDIGDDEYARIANELLAEFGSLYAGFEEAAIHGHEALEPTDLDDDDIDALVETARENVSVPYVNVTGYVDLECGTSEGVDAVKEALQAAEGNGEVPDEVDLEVTYVGSPEYRIKVRAPNYKTAESQLEDSADRAVAAIEEIGGTGGFHRERRTEEE
- a CDS encoding RNA-protein complex protein Nop10, translated to MKADLRVCSAWRNRHERPVYTLSASCPECGADAVNSAPAPFDPEDSYGEYRRSLKRRARE